Sequence from the Sciurus carolinensis chromosome 1, mSciCar1.2, whole genome shotgun sequence genome:
GCTCAGCCCTAGTGTGTCATCACCCTTGGGGGAAAGCCAGCCCCCCGTGTGCCCCAGGCAACACCATCATTTGCACCTTTTTTCATCTCGTCCCTTTCCCTCCATTACCTTTAGCTTCCCTCACCCTGACCACATCAGCATTCTCCCAGCTGGTCCCTGGGTTAGCCTTCTTCCAGTTGTctgagagggctgggggtgtcgctcagtggtagagtgctttcctagcatgcacaaggtcgtGGATTCAACCCCTAGCAGCacagaataataataacagaCCTCCGCAAGATGATCCTTATGAAGTCACACTTGACCTTATCTCTCCCATGTTTAAGCTTTTCTTGGGAGGCTTCATGCATGCTGAGCTCACACGGTACTACTGAGCTAACTCCAGCCCCCGACTCCCTTGTTTAAAACCCTTCAGTGACTCCTGTTACCTAGGGAATAAGATCAAATTCGTTGGCATGTACACAGGTGGCTCCTTGACCTGGCTCTTGcttcctttccaattttcttGCTCTGCTCCTTGTTCTTCTCCACCACACTTTCATTTCTGGCCGTATCAGCTGCATTTATAGAGCCCTGGAACACTACAATTTCACCCCTCTATGTCTTTGCCCATTCTGGTGTCTATCTAGAATATCTGTCCTGGCTATCTATTGGGGGATAACAAACCCCCCTGAAACTTAGTGACTTACCACCATAATTTAATATTGATGCAGATTCAACTGAGTGCTCCTCACTTGGGGCCTTTCCTGTAGTTGAAGTCAGGTGACAGCTAgtaacttttatttatgtttgtttatttatttagcagtactGGGAACTGGACCTCGGGGCGGTGTATCACTGATCTGTATCCTCAGTCCtcttgacatttttgttttgagatggggtctcactaagttgctgaggcttgaacttgccatcctcctgcctcagcctcctagttactgggattacaggcatgtgccacccatgCCCAGCTGAGTTGGTGACTGTTTTTCTCCTGCCTAGCATCTGGGCTAGGATGGCTGAAATAGTTGGGGATGGTGAGACATCACTCTTCCTTTCTTTGCAGGAACTTTCTCCCTATGAGGGCTTTCTCACAGCCTAGCAGCCTCAGGGAAGCCCGACCTATAGAGCAGCCAACTTCCCACCAGCTGTGCACTCTAAGAGACCCAGGTGGAAACTGCCACCTAAGCTTAGaattctctcagcaccatttCTACCATATTCTTTTGGTCAAAGCAGTCACTGTCCGGCCCAGATCCAAAGGCATGGAGGAACAGATTCCACCTTTCAGTGTGGAATTTGCTTGCTTATCTGAAGAGGGTAAGAATAGTGGTACCATCTGGAGATAAACTGCTATAATGTCTTTCATCCTATTATTCTCCTGGTAGATTTCTGTTATTCGTTTAACACCCAGTCCTATGTCACTTTTGTGATTTTATCTCTCTCTCACCAAGGCAAAATTAGCCTCCatgtttcagaaaataattcTTGAGATACCGAAAAAACAAGTTAGGGAAGACTGCGCCTTGATCATGCACTGGTACCCCTCAGCCTGCTGCATTGCATCTGCTGGCATTGCTCCTACTTGACCATATAAATCCTTTGAGGGCAGGGTGGCTGTACCTGACTCATCCTGTGCCCTTGGAATCTAGCTCAGCAACTGATACATGGGAGCTCAATAAATAGTGGCTGCGGTAAGTGAATTGAATTACTGCTGCTTTGTAGTTTTCCACCCAGGGTCCACTCCCTTTAGAGCCAAGGAATCAGTCACTGAGAACTTGTGGACCCAGAATATGCAGCAGTGAATCATACGAGTTGCTTTCCATCCTGGGGCCTCAGTTCTCAATATTTTGGTCTTCCACAAAGATAATCACTAATAATACTGAGCAGGTATCAAGTGTTTATCATGTGCTAAGCATTTTGTTAGCACCTTATATTCATTACTAATTAATTAGGCCTCACAATGATTATATATTACCTGTCgttattcccactttacagatgatgAGATGCAGTAAGGTGAGGAGCAGAGACATAGATGGAGCTCCAGAATCTGTATTCTGAACCTCTTCTGAGCTCCGCTTTTTCAGAGCATGCTCAGCAGAATATAAGAGTATCACATGAGGAATGCTGAAAGAATCAGGCCTTCTTCTGACCTGAAGAAGAGGATGCCCGGAGACAAGTCCCTAGGAATCCCAACAGTTGAAGGACTGACTTATTCTTAGCAGCCTCTGTGGGGGCTAGTAGGTGGATGCTGCCAGAAGCCCAATGGCACCTTGGTGTAACTGGGAAAGTTCCCCATAGGGTCCTCCATAGTTCAGGCTGCCCTTAAAAGCCACAGGACCCACACCTCTTGGAAGATATCcacctttatcccttttgacATTTGTTGGCCCTTTTCCCTCCCTGCCTTTTTTTCCAGCCTATGAAAAATGTGGCATTTCCTTACATGGCATGGTGTTTGAAAGCAGAATTCAGCTATGCATGATCACTTGTTAAACACTAAGCAGTTTTCAGGGGGAAAGAGCATTAGCTATGCATAATCACTTGTTCCAGTTCTCTCTGATCTTTGCATAACTGGAGACTCGGGCATGTGAGGAAGCTTCAATAACGTGGAGGGCATAACTCATTGACACCTCTGGTGTAGATAGATTTACTTGTATCTGTGTCAGTAAtgcaagtttcttttttaatgctgagAAAATTGTGTATCTCATCCTTCAAAACCTTGCATATCCATAATTGCCGATTAGTCCCCCTGATTCGCCAATTCCTGGGCACTTCGGTCCAGTGACTCAAACCCAGAAAAAAGTGTGAGATGATTTCGTTGTGCTGGTCTGCAGGCAGATTCCACAGCAGCATCTGAGATGACATATTGCAAATTAGAAATCATTCCCTGTACCTGTTCCCTTGAAGGCACTAGCTAAATACACATTGCTTTAATAAGATGATTTCCCAGTACAGCCAAAAAGACTGTGTGAGCTTCTTAGCACAATTTAGCGTCTAGAACATTTGGGAGACATCTCACGTGACAGTGTCAAGTCAAAATCACAGATATTCAGCTTCATCACCCTGTAAATCTTGTTAACTTTGtgctctcccccccccccccccccccgcatgTCTTATGTCTTCCAGCCAACGACCAGATCTCCCAGGGGGATGAAGAGAAAGACCCTCCAAAGAGCCACCCTTACTCTGTGGAGACCCCATATGGCTTTCATTTAGACCTGGACTTCCTCAAGTATGTGGACGATATTGAGAAGGGGAACACCATCAAAAGGATTCCTATCCACCGAAGAGCCAAGCAGGCCAAGTTTAGCACGTTGCCTCGAAACTTCAGCCTTCCTGACAGTGGGACTCGCCCCCATGCCGCTTTCCCCCTGCAAAACTGGTCCCCCGCGGTGCCAAGGAAGGTGTTGCTCAGGACGCAGGAGCAAACCCAGTCACTGGCGCTGGGTGATCCGCCCCATGCCTCAGCCAGCGGGGGCGAGGTGAGCTATCACAGGAAGGCGCTGTTGGCGGAGGCCTCCAGGCAGTTGGAGGCTGCTGCTCCAGAGGAAGCTGAGCTCACCTCTGGGAGTGGGCGGCCCCAGCTTTTGAGAGCATCAAGCATGCCAGCCACTCTGCTGCAAAACAGGGCCTCAGAGGAGCCAAGCCTAAGCACGGGTCCCCCAGTacctcctgccttccctcctcttcAGGGAGACGACAGTGTCTGGGATGGCACCTTTGGGCCGGCGGAAGGATTTGCAGGTTTTCACAGCTCCAGCCCACGAGCATCAGCCCAACTGACAGTCAGGGAGTTGGGAGACCTGGTGCCAGGGATTCCAGAGCTAGTCCAGGACGGGGCTGAGCCTGCAGCGGGTGAAGCGAAGGCTCCAAATCACCTGTTTCTCCCAGGTCCTCCTTCCTCATTCCAGAATGCACTTGTAGTTGTAGAGGATGTGGAAGACAAACCCCAAACCAGAGATGCGGAGGTGGTGCTCACACCTGGCTCCTCGACCCCCAGCCCTCCGCCTCTGCCATCTCCCATCCCTGAGAATGAGCTCCCTCTGGAGGAAATCGAGCTCAACATCAGTGAGATCCCACCTCCGCCGCCCATCGAGTTGGACGTGAGAAGCATCGGCATCAGGGTAACTGAGGAAAGCCTGGGCCTTGCCCTGGCCGACCCCAACAGCATCTCCGACCTGAAGCAGCAGGTCTCAGCCCTTGAGGGTGAATTGTCTGGAAGAACCAAGGAACTGACCCAGGTCAGAGCTGCCCTTCAGCAGCAGGAAGAGGAAATCAAGACCAGGGAGCTGAGGATTCGAGAGCTAGAGTGCACTGTAGCCCGATTAGAAGAGAAGCTTAGCCAAGAGACGTCCAGAGATGCCCAGGGCCAGACTGATGCCATGGTGAACACTGACCCTCCCCATGGGCTCTTCCCAGGGGAATCATGTGACAAGAGCATCGGGGTCAACCTTCTGAGCATCACAGACTCTGAAAACCGAGGGACCAGGAGAGAGGCGAATGGCTTCCTATGGGGGCAAAATAGTCACAGTCAAGGGGGTCAGAGACTGGCAGAACCTGTACGACCACCCCAGCTCTCACTGCCACAGGGACCCGAGAAGGTCCTTGCCTCCCCTTTACATTGCTCTCTCTCCACTGAACTCAGGATTGAAGAAGCAGGCTCggagcaggagggaggcctgCAGGCAGGAGCCGAGGGCCtggccagggcagcaggaggtTCTTCATGGAGCAGTGACAGAGAGGCTGCCCCAGGGACCAGGGAGGAGCTCCCAGGGAAGGAGCGCTCAGGAAGGCCACCAAGCTCACCAACAGATGCCACCATTGGGCAATATGTGAAGAAGATCCAGGAGCTCCTGCAGGAGCAGTGGAGCTGCCTGGAGCATGGGTACCCGGAGCTGGCCAGCGCCATCAGGCAGCCTGCCTCCAAGCTCAGCAGCATCCAGAGCCAGCTACTCAGCTCCCTCAACCAGCTGCTCTCTGCCTACTCAGCCCAGGCTCCACCGCAGGGGCCTGCAGCCCcgccctcctcccctccagccGGTAAATACTGGTGCCCAAGGCAGGgaaccttttcttctatttgtgaCAAATCCAGGGGAAAAGGGGTTTTGGTTACAtgagtctgtttttaaaaagatttttagcaCCTCCAGGAACCTAGTGGAATAAAAAACTGATCTGTGTAACCATGGGGCCATACCTCCACTCTTGTCTTGCCGTAGGTTTGAGTCTGACTGCAGGGCCACCACATACAGCTGTACAGACAGTGCCAGCCACAAAGATGCCAGCCAGGGAGGGCAAGTAGGGGTTGAAATCCAGCCCACGCTCCCTTTCCCAAGCCACGTGCCTGCAGCACCGAGCTACCCAGAGGGGCCGTGCTCAGTGCATCACACAAAGGCGAAGTCTAGGCCAAGGGCGGTCCTGCCCCGTGTGCTCCCCTCCGCTTCCCTGCCCGCTTCCTGGGCTCTGGCATTCCTGCCGCTCCTCCCGGTCCTCCCACATCAGAGGTTTTCTCTAGCCTGGTTTTGGATGAACATCACACAGAGATGGGGATGGTTCACCGAGTAtttcctgtgtgtgtgcgtggggCGGCGGGGAGGGGGAGATGCTCGCATGGGCCAGAGCAGATCTGCCTCTCCTGACAGATCACACGTGCTTCCCTCTTGAGGAAAGGGGAGCCATCCATGCTTTGCTCAGTGCGCAGCATGCAAGTCTGCTTCCTGCCGCAGGTCAAGTTGGCTGCTGTCTCATTTTGGCATTATCTTGTCTTGTCCCTTGGGAAATGCCTCCCATGCCACTGAGCACAGCATGGGGTTGTGCCCTTGCTCATGTGTCTGCCATGAATCCAGTGTCATCACTACCCCCACAAGTGTCAACATGCACCTGAGCCAGGAAGGACTGCTGAGATGCTCTTGAGCAGAGATGGGTGCTGGACCATGAGTCCAGAGACCTGAGTTCTACCCTGCTCTGCCATTCCCCAAGGAAGCCTGAGTCTCAGATTTCCTAGCCACAAGATAGGGACAACAGTGACATCTGCCCACGTGGTGCCCTGACAGAATGCTCCAGTCACTCTACTCTCATCCACACAGAGAGACATCATGAGCAGGGACCATTCTACTGACAAGTCACCAGAAAGCCAGACTTCCCGCCCAAAGTCCCCAaaacttttgatttgcattattgggtctctctttctgccttttcACACACCTGCAACCTGTATCCCCTTAAAGGAAAAAGCCCTGGTTTGGCTACTCCAAGATCATTCTAACCTGTGATGTTGTGTCTACCTAGAGATCTCCCCGCCGACCAGCCTTAAAtccataatgaaaaagaaagactatGGCTTCCGTGCAGGAGGTAATGGGACCAAAAAGAACCTTCAGTTTGTTGGGGTTAACGGTGGGTAAGCATCACCTGTGAAGCTCGGACTGCCTTCCCTGCCACCTCTCCTGCTCTTGTCCTCCGTGCTCTCTTTTCTAGGGGGAAGCATCTGGTTTTTGTTCTTCTGCAAGGGAATTAATCCCCAAGGCCCTTTAAAACTCCATGTCGGGTTTGCACATGTTTGGCTCCTTGCCAGATGTGCTGGTTTGTTAAAACCTCTGCTTTTAATATATCTTGGCTTTGGTCTCTCCCAGGGCCAGGACTCTGGGTGGTTTATGGGAGTGTGGGGGTATGTGGGCCCTTTGAGGAACGTCTTTAACCTGAACCATGACACTGAAACTAGTACAACTgtatcagtttaaaatttttctccttacTGCAAACCAAACCCAAGTTTgagggaatgaagagaaagaaccAGTCTGTTGATATAGAACATGAACCAAGCCTTTTATAGTCTAGGACCTTGAATACTGAATTTAGAATACAGTCATgcagctgggcaaggtggcacacacctataaacccaatgactcatgaggctgaagcaggaggattgcaagtttgaggccagcctcggcatcttagtgagaccctcagcaactaagtgagaccctgtcttaaaataaaagattttttttaaaggactggggatatagctcagtggtaaagtgcccctgggttcattccccagtgccaaaaggaaggaagaaggaagttaCAGTTGCATGTCACCTAACAACTGGGGATACTGCTGAGAAATGCAGCATTAGGTGGTTTTTGTCACTATGGGACATCACAAAGTGCTTACACAAACCAAGACATCTGTGATGTCACTAAGCACATGACCGTATTTCCTAAATCTCTCATTCTGTGTTTATTAAATGCCAATAATATGCTAGGTGGTggggataaaataaaaagccaagTAGATCATGGACCTTACCTTTAGCTCACAGATAAGTCAAGAAGCAAGGAGGAAATGCTGATgtgccaagttctaccagacagGGAAGCACCAGGCGCTGTGGAAGCCCAGCAGGTGGTGCCTCAGGAGACTGCCCAGAAGAAAGGGGATCCCTGCAAATTTAAGTCACACAGAACACTAGATGCAGACGGGGTGGCATCGTTGCAGTTTCTGTGAGGGAAATGTCGGAAATGACGAAACGGGGTGTCGGGGGGTTGCTGCTCCCACTTCCACTGGTGTGCGACCCTCTGGCCCTTGAAGAAACCATTTTTGTTTTGAGCTTTCACAGTTCACGTGCAGAGGGGAGACTCGGCCTAATCTCCAAGCCTAATGTAGGTCGCACTGCTCCCCAGCTCAGACGCCCCCACAGTCCCCCTCTGCGCCCAAACCTGGAAGAACCAGATCATGGTTCAGCCTCCCTCGTCCACCTCAggtcctgccctccctccctccaacaTGCCGAGCTCGGGCCCGTCTCAGGGCCCTGGCGTTTGCTTCTCCTGCTTAGACTGAACCCCTCCTGGGGTGGGGAGCATAAAAAATCCTGATCCCCATCCTGAAGATGCTGGTTAATTAGTCTGGGAGACAGTTCACCTACTGCAACCGCTAAGACCCACCAAGTGTTCTCTTGTGCAGCTCCGATAAAGAACCCGTGCTCTAATTGAAATAGCTCTTCCCCCCATCACTAGCCCATGACCCTTGTAAACATTATGCATTATTCTTATCACTTTCTGAATGTAATATTTGTTGCATATCTATATCTGCCTCTCCCTACTAGCATATAAGCTCCCCTAAGGCAGGGGCTTTAGTATAAGCTGTTAGAACACTccctagcacacagtaggtgctcgaTAAATTTCATCcaggtaaaaattttatttgaatttgttttgttttgtttaatgtggtactgaggatcaaaacTCCGGGGCCTTGcccatactaagcaagtgctctggcATTGAGCGACACTTCTAGCCCTAGGTAGAGTTTTTATGGAAGCAATTCTAAGATGAGCACAGCTTGGTAAATATAGTATGTCCCCCACTTTCTTTATCACAAAAGAAAACTGTTATTCCAAACACAATAGGGGAAGAAATATCTGGGAATTAAGCAAGATAGAATGCAGGGAGCCTGCTGGGTTTGCAAATCCAATGAGCACAGCGTCCTTATGTAGAAGTTGTAGAAGTTGCTGATAGAAAAAGGACCTTAGGGGGTTCAGCAGCAGCCATAGTCACTGGTCCCTGTGGCTCTGTGCAGTGTCCTCAAAACCCAGATCTTAATACCAGCATCCTCCATTGGGATCTCCTGTTGAACCTCCGTAGGGGAATCAGTAAATCTTCCAGTACTTTGCCCTCTGGTCTCTGACTGTGACAGCTCAATAGGATCTTTTATAGCTGAATATAGGGTCACTGCCAGGAATGAGGCCACAAGTCAAGTGGCCTGAGACCTCACTTTTGCTGCTCCAAGTTGTAGTTCCAACAGGCTTCAGGTGAGAAAGGCAGATGCTGTGTTTGAGCATCTCAGAGTCCTGCTGGGAGCAGGTGTGGATGAGCTCCCCCCTTATCAGGTGTCCCCTGGGCTGGAGGGGAAGAGCTGCAGGAGGTCTCCCTGCCACCTGGGGATGTGAAGACTTGTCAGGCAATTCAGGGAACTCAGGGTGGAGTGGTGGGTGCTAGCCGAGGCTTGGGCTCCTCTCTGGATCTAACATTAGGATTCCAGAAGTAAATGCCTTGTGAGAACCTTGGGTTGCCTGTCTGGATCATCCAAATCATCAGCCAATTCAGGGACAGGGTGTTCGCTACAAAGAGCACAAATGATCTTTTTTTCACAAATGGCATCCAGCATCAGAGCCAGAGCTCTTTACTGCCTGTGTCCCTGACTGTAGGGTTCCTGGGAGCCTCTTTATCCTGGCCTGCAGGATGTGGTTAGCGACCTGGGGAGTGTTGCCCGAGACCCACCTTGTTCTCAGTGTTGATAGCCCTGGGCAGGTAGGACGGGACGAATGagctcttctccttccccagctATGAGACCACTTCCAGCGAGGAGACCAGTGGTGAGGACAGTTCTCCTGAGGACTTGTCTGACAGCGAGGCTGAGAAGAAATGTGATGGCCCAGAACACCAGCGGGGCAAAGATGCCCACGCCAGCTGCGAGGCCGGACAGGCTGTCCCCGAAGGCACTGACAGCATAGGCCCAGAAAGTGGGTCTGGGGAAGAAGCCCCCCATCCCAAGGCTGAGAGGTGAGTCAGCTGGGTGCAGATGGGGCACCGGATCCTCTGGTGAGGGGCAAGGGCACACACCCACCCCTCCATCcagtcatttgttcattcatggATCCACCCATTCACAGTGCTTGCTGAGTTTCTGTTCCATGCTGGGCTCTGGTCATTGGCTGAACTAAACCGATGTGACTCCTGGGATATACTGTCATGGCCAGAGCTCTGTGGATAAAGCCAACATTTACCTAGCACTGGAAATGTGATGGATGTACAAGTATTATGTTATACAATCCTTTCAACAATCCTGCAAGATAGAAATTACTAgaatccccactttacagatgtggAGATGGAGGTTGAGGGAAAGGAAGTGATGTTGCTAGCAGAGCAGTTTGGACTGAGGGCCTTCTGGTTCTGACTCATACACTCTCTGCCTCTCCCACTGGCCATGTTGACACAGCCTTGTCCCTTAAATTGATGGGAGGCACGTGGTATGATGGAGTACTGCCCTTGGAGTTGGATGCACTTTGGGTCAAGGCCTTCCTCTGCCACAGTATAACTTTAGACAAGTCCTTAAGCTGTGGTCACCTCCCTTTCCTTATCTGGAAAAATGTGGATAATAGCGACCTGTTAGATTCCATCTGAGGATTGTGTGAGAAAAAGCAGTAACATGCCTCGTACGGTTCCTGTCACATGGCAGGTTCCCAATAAAAGTAGCAATAGATGGGTCAGGACCATTATTGTCACCATCACCGCCCCCAGCCTGCTGCTGGAAGAGTGACGAGCAGCAACAAGAGCTGTTCGTGGCGCAGATCCTGATAAGACCGTGCTGAGCAAGCccggcgtggtggtgcacgcctgcagtcccagctactccgtaggctgaggcaggaggatctcaagttccagaccaacctgggcaacttagccagaccttgtctctCAAAAAGTGAAAATGTCTGGGGTTGGAGTTTGATGGCAGCgtgtccctggg
This genomic interval carries:
- the Kank4 gene encoding KN motif and ankyrin repeat domain-containing protein 4 isoform X2; this encodes MEKTEANDQISQGDEEKDPPKSHPYSVETPYGFHLDLDFLKYVDDIEKGNTIKRIPIHRRAKQAKFSTLPRNFSLPDSGTRPHAAFPLQNWSPAVPRKVLLRTQEQTQSLALGDPPHASASGGEVSYHRKALLAEASRQLEAAAPEEAELTSGSGRPQLLRASSMPATLLQNRASEEPSLSTGPPVPPAFPPLQGDDSVWDGTFGPAEGFAGFHSSSPRASAQLTVRELGDLVPGIPELVQDGAEPAAGEAKAPNHLFLPGPPSSFQNALVVVEDVEDKPQTRDAEVVLTPGSSTPSPPPLPSPIPENELPLEEIELNISEIPPPPPIELDVRSIGIRVTEESLGLALADPNSISDLKQQVSALEGELSGRTKELTQVRAALQQQEEEIKTRELRIRELECTVARLEEKLSQETSRDAQGQTDAMVNTDPPHGLFPGESCDKSIGVNLLSITDSENRGTRREANGFLWGQNSHSQGGQRLAEPVRPPQLSLPQGPEKVLASPLHCSLSTELRIEEAGSEQEGGLQAGAEGLARAAGGSSWSSDREAAPGTREELPGKERSGRPPSSPTDATIGQYVKKIQELLQEQWSCLEHGYPELASAIRQPASKLSSIQSQLLSSLNQLLSAYSAQAPPQGPAAPPSSPPAEISPPTSLKSIMKKKDYGFRAGGNGTKKNLQFVGVNGGYETTSSEETSGEDSSPEDLSDSEAEKKCDGPEHQRGKDAHASCEAGQAVPEGTDSIGPESGSGEEAPHPKAERYKPSEEFLNACRALSQHLPETGTTTDQHLRQSLNTISQEWFRVSSRKSSSPAVVAAYLLGVQPHSPHLLKLLVNLADHNGNTALHYSVSHSNFSIVKLLLDTGVCNVDHQNKAGYTAVMITPLASAETDEDMAVVWKLLREGNVNIQATQGGQTALMLGVSHDREDMVQALLSCQADVNLQDHDGLSALMLACHHGNADLVRLLLAHPACDSSLTDKGFLEPRPLQHQRQLYIELPRH
- the Kank4 gene encoding KN motif and ankyrin repeat domain-containing protein 4 isoform X1; this encodes MEKTEANDQISQGDEEKDPPKSHPYSVETPYGFHLDLDFLKYVDDIEKGNTIKRIPIHRRAKQAKFSTLPRNFSLPDSGTRPHAAFPLQNWSPAVPRKVLLRTQEQTQSLALGDPPHASASGGEVSYHRKALLAEASRQLEAAAPEEAELTSGSGRPQLLRASSMPATLLQNRASEEPSLSTGPPVPPAFPPLQGDDSVWDGTFGPAEGFAGFHSSSPRASAQLTVRELGDLVPGIPELVQDGAEPAAGEAKAPNHLFLPGPPSSFQNALVVVEDVEDKPQTRDAEVVLTPGSSTPSPPPLPSPIPENELPLEEIELNISEIPPPPPIELDVRSIGIRVTEESLGLALADPNSISDLKQQVSALEGELSGRTKELTQVRAALQQQEEEIKTRELRIRELECTVARLEEKLSQETSRDAQGQTDAMVNTDPPHGLFPGESCDKSIGVNLLSITDSENRGTRREANGFLWGQNSHSQGGQRLAEPVRPPQLSLPQGPEKVLASPLHCSLSTELRIEEAGSEQEGGLQAGAEGLARAAGGSSWSSDREAAPGTREELPGKERSGRPPSSPTDATIGQYVKKIQELLQEQWSCLEHGYPELASAIRQPASKLSSIQSQLLSSLNQLLSAYSAQAPPQGPAAPPSSPPAEISPPTSLKSIMKKKDYGFRAGGNGTKKNLQFVGVNGGYETTSSEETSGEDSSPEDLSDSEAEKKCDGPEHQRGKDAHASCEAGQAVPEGTDSIGPESGSGEEAPHPKAERYKPSEEFLNACRALSQHLPETGTTTDQHLRQSLNTISQEWFRVSSRKSSSPAVVAAYLLGVQPHSPHLLKLLVNLADHNGNTALHYSVSHSNFSIVKLLLDTGVCNVDHQNKAGYTAVMITPLASAETDEDMAVVWKLLREGNVNIQATQGGQTALMLGVSHDREDMVQALLSCQADVNLQDHDGLSALMLACHHGNADLVRLLLAHPACDSSLTDKAGHTALSIVLKSPSHVEIAGLLRAHAERGRSLGL